Proteins encoded by one window of Ignavibacteriota bacterium:
- a CDS encoding aminotransferase class I/II-fold pyridoxal phosphate-dependent enzyme codes for MTDFSIPEYVKALDPYKPGNQRQAIKLRENVSEVFSLASNENPLGTSQRVIDTIAEVSKNLGIYPDPASSELVNLIAQKFNKKPSQIVCGHGSESLIAHIVNAFSDINTRVLTSMGTFAGIYVKTNKIGRKLNRVPLKDWGYDLEALLRRIHSNTRIIYISNPNNPTGSMIYKDEFEWFIQQVPENIVVVLDEAYSVYGAQHEGYVDGLSYDLPNLIVLHTLSKTHGLAGLRVGYAIGPENLIDILYKVKLPFEPSLIAQKAAVAALNDYDFLTETIRINKIGIDMLINTFLKLEIEFIYPRANFIMILLSSDEFVEEFVRHSNEHGVAIRNCRPFGISRGIRISTGTPEQTEYACHVFEHVYNEIKDKYKL; via the coding sequence ATGACAGATTTTTCAATTCCAGAATATGTTAAAGCATTAGATCCTTATAAACCGGGTAATCAAAGGCAGGCAATTAAGCTCAGAGAAAATGTCAGTGAGGTTTTCAGCCTTGCTTCCAATGAAAATCCGCTTGGAACTTCTCAAAGGGTTATTGATACGATAGCTGAAGTATCAAAAAATTTGGGTATTTATCCTGACCCGGCATCTTCTGAACTTGTAAATCTGATAGCCCAAAAGTTCAATAAGAAACCTTCTCAGATCGTATGCGGACATGGCTCTGAATCTCTCATAGCTCATATCGTGAATGCATTTTCAGACATCAACACAAGAGTTCTTACATCAATGGGTACTTTTGCCGGAATTTATGTAAAAACTAATAAAATTGGCAGAAAATTAAACCGTGTTCCGCTTAAGGACTGGGGTTATGACCTCGAAGCACTTCTTAGGCGTATTCATAGTAACACCAGAATTATTTACATTTCAAATCCGAATAACCCAACTGGCTCGATGATTTATAAGGATGAGTTCGAGTGGTTTATTCAACAGGTGCCGGAAAATATTGTAGTTGTCCTTGATGAAGCTTATTCAGTTTATGGTGCTCAGCACGAAGGATATGTTGACGGGCTTTCTTATGATTTGCCAAATCTGATAGTGCTTCATACATTATCAAAAACTCATGGTCTTGCAGGGCTTAGAGTTGGTTATGCAATTGGTCCGGAAAATTTAATTGATATACTTTATAAAGTCAAACTGCCATTCGAGCCAAGTCTTATAGCTCAAAAAGCGGCAGTTGCAGCACTGAATGATTATGATTTCTTGACTGAAACAATCCGAATTAATAAAATCGGAATAGATATGCTGATTAATACTTTTCTTAAATTAGAAATTGAATTTATTTACCCAAGAGCAAATTTCATTATGATTTTGCTAAGCAGTGATGAATTTGTTGAAGAATTTGTACGTCATTCAAATGAGCATGGAGTAGCCATCAGAAATTGCAGACCTTTCGGTATTTCACGAGGAATAAGGATTTCAACAGGTACACCCGAGCAAACTGAATATGCCTGTCATGTATTCGAGCATGTGTATAACGAAATTAAAGATAAGTATAAATTATAA
- a CDS encoding outer membrane beta-barrel protein has protein sequence MKFIVLVLSFIIFVSSNVFSQENVLRPKKPVSEQQTEMKSDPYKIRFGIEAGINYNMYNADLSWFPVVEQSLLNVYGKGDGISPYFSAMLDFPVSPQFGIQARVSYDMRSFGNDFNGIADCYVDDFSQIIDADVKISTAFSGADIGLSALLRYNISNEIEFTVGPMVLVPAGNYTIEETQTVLSDECFFNFDTDPTKQIVSEITLDDVQTRFGIDVGFSYNIPLSESVTLAPSLRFNYLFNDIFPGEIGIDDTRFSLFGDSLFELSKTRLNLLKFGLALWF, from the coding sequence ATGAAGTTTATTGTACTTGTTTTATCATTTATAATTTTTGTGTCATCAAATGTATTCTCTCAGGAAAATGTATTGAGACCCAAAAAACCGGTTTCAGAACAACAGACCGAAATGAAATCAGACCCTTATAAAATCAGATTCGGTATCGAAGCCGGCATTAATTACAATATGTACAATGCTGATTTAAGTTGGTTTCCTGTTGTGGAGCAATCGCTCCTGAATGTTTATGGCAAAGGCGACGGTATATCTCCGTATTTTTCAGCTATGCTTGATTTCCCTGTGAGCCCTCAGTTTGGAATTCAAGCACGTGTAAGCTATGACATGAGGTCTTTTGGTAATGACTTTAATGGTATTGCCGATTGTTATGTTGATGATTTTTCGCAGATTATTGATGCTGATGTGAAAATAAGCACAGCATTCAGTGGTGCAGATATCGGACTTTCTGCATTGCTGCGTTACAATATTTCCAATGAAATTGAATTTACTGTTGGACCAATGGTTCTTGTTCCGGCTGGAAATTATACTATTGAAGAAACTCAAACTGTTCTGTCTGATGAGTGCTTCTTTAATTTTGATACTGACCCTACTAAACAAATTGTCAGCGAAATTACACTTGACGATGTCCAGACAAGATTCGGTATTGATGTCGGCTTTTCTTACAATATCCCACTTTCAGAATCTGTAACACTTGCTCCATCGCTAAGATTTAATTATTTGTTTAACGACATTTTCCCCGGTGAAATTGGTATTGACGATACAAGATTCAGCCTTTTTGGTGATTCACTCTTTGAACTCTCCAAAACCAGACTTAATCTGCTTAAATTTGGTTTAGCTTTGTGGTTTTAG